In Deltaproteobacteria bacterium PRO3, a genomic segment contains:
- a CDS encoding 6-phosphofructokinase, producing the protein MRKNLSGAARKTKQKKARVRAIGVITGGGDCPGLNAAIRAVVKRAEGDGVQVFGIYEGFKGLYEDQIRPLKPIDVAGIISRGGTILGTSRYNPLKEDGGIGRIKKNLQRHRIDAIVNIGGEGTMRFSHELHKLGVKVIGVPKTIDNDVWGTDFTFGFDTAVNIAMEAIDRLHTNAESHNRIMIVEVMGRHAGWIATYSGIAGGADAILIPEQPFRMSRLMEILERRQKIGKRFSIIVVSEDAKILLDIEQNPPALLHTPVHRDEYGTLKLGGIAGLLEGELRRSLSAEIRSTVLGYIQRGGSPTAYDRVLATRLGVAAVELLLQGKSGRMVALQGHDIASVPLNQVAKKLKTVDPETYRIGEVFFD; encoded by the coding sequence ATGCGGAAAAACCTTAGCGGAGCCGCTCGGAAAACCAAACAAAAAAAGGCCCGGGTCCGGGCCATCGGGGTCATCACCGGCGGCGGCGACTGCCCCGGCCTCAATGCCGCGATCCGCGCCGTGGTCAAGCGGGCCGAGGGCGACGGCGTCCAGGTCTTCGGCATCTACGAGGGCTTCAAGGGCCTCTACGAGGACCAAATCCGCCCGCTCAAGCCCATCGACGTTGCGGGCATCATCTCGCGCGGGGGCACCATCCTCGGCACCTCGCGCTACAATCCCCTCAAGGAAGACGGCGGCATCGGACGGATCAAAAAAAACCTGCAACGGCATCGCATCGACGCGATCGTCAACATCGGCGGCGAGGGCACGATGCGTTTTTCCCACGAGCTGCATAAGCTGGGCGTCAAGGTGATCGGGGTCCCGAAGACCATCGACAACGACGTCTGGGGGACGGACTTCACCTTCGGCTTCGACACCGCGGTGAACATCGCCATGGAGGCCATCGACCGCCTGCACACCAACGCCGAGTCGCACAACCGGATCATGATCGTCGAGGTGATGGGCCGGCACGCGGGCTGGATCGCGACCTACTCCGGCATCGCCGGCGGCGCGGACGCCATCCTCATCCCCGAGCAGCCCTTCCGAATGAGCCGCCTGATGGAAATCCTCGAACGGCGCCAAAAGATCGGCAAGCGCTTCAGCATCATCGTGGTCAGCGAGGACGCGAAGATCCTGCTGGATATCGAGCAAAATCCGCCGGCCCTGCTCCACACCCCCGTGCACCGCGACGAGTACGGGACCTTGAAGCTGGGCGGCATCGCCGGCCTGCTGGAGGGAGAGCTGCGCCGGTCGCTCTCCGCGGAGATCCGCTCCACGGTCTTAGGCTACATTCAGCGCGGCGGCAGCCCCACGGCCTATGACCGCGTCCTGGCCACCCGGCTCGGCGTGGCGGCGGTGGAATTGCTGCTGCAAGGAAAGAGCGGCCGCATGGTCGCCCTGCAGGGGCACGACATCGCCTCCGTTCCGCTGAACCAAGTCGCCAAGAAGCTGAAGACCGTGGACCCCGAGACCTACCGGATCGGCGAGGTCTTTTTCGATTAG
- a CDS encoding NAD+ synthase: MKIALAQINTTIGDFEGNLRRVLEALRAAGAKGAELAVFPEMTLTGYPPKDLLERPDFIEANLRALKDLTQKARGPACLVGFVDRRDAPQGKPLANAAALIADRKILAVKHKILLPTYDVFDEGRYFEPGHESPVFGFGDRRLGVSICEDIWNDRAYWGRSQYPVDPVLEQARAGAELLINISASPYSRGKEKLRRDLLQRQALRYRVPLVYVNLVGGNDDLVFDGQSLVLSAEGKVLKQLKAFAEDLQVVDLARLKPIPLPKHSEEALVLDALVLGLRDYMRKCGFQKAVIGLSGGIDSALTAWIAVRALGAKNVLGVSLPSEFSSRGSLSDARSLAKALKIEYRVYPIAPLYEQFKGTLKFDGRAKVDTALQNIQARIRGNILMALSNREGRLLLSTGNKSELSVGYCTLYGDMAGGFAVISDVPKMLVYRLARLANRIQPAIPRATFTKPPSAELAPGQKDQDDLPPYEILDGILERYIERRMSPEAIVADGFSKKTVAEVLRRLDANEYKRQQAAPGIRVTGKAFGYGWRMPISSRYRVKL; the protein is encoded by the coding sequence ATGAAGATCGCCCTAGCCCAGATTAACACGACTATCGGAGATTTCGAAGGAAACTTACGCCGGGTCCTCGAGGCCCTGCGGGCGGCCGGGGCCAAGGGCGCCGAGCTTGCGGTCTTTCCCGAAATGACCCTGACGGGCTACCCCCCCAAAGACCTGCTGGAGCGGCCCGATTTCATCGAGGCCAACCTGCGCGCCTTGAAAGACCTGACCCAGAAGGCCCGGGGCCCGGCCTGCCTGGTGGGCTTCGTCGACCGTCGCGACGCACCGCAGGGCAAGCCCTTGGCCAACGCCGCCGCCCTGATCGCGGACCGCAAGATCCTGGCGGTGAAGCACAAGATCCTGCTCCCGACCTACGACGTCTTCGACGAGGGGCGCTATTTCGAGCCCGGGCACGAGTCTCCCGTCTTCGGTTTCGGCGACAGGCGCCTGGGCGTCAGCATCTGCGAGGACATCTGGAACGACCGCGCCTATTGGGGGCGTTCCCAATACCCGGTCGATCCGGTCCTCGAGCAGGCCCGCGCCGGGGCCGAGCTGCTCATCAATATCTCCGCCTCTCCCTATTCGCGCGGAAAGGAAAAATTGCGGCGCGACCTCCTGCAGCGCCAGGCCCTGCGCTACCGCGTGCCCCTGGTCTACGTGAACCTGGTCGGCGGCAACGACGACCTGGTCTTCGACGGCCAATCCCTGGTCTTGAGCGCCGAGGGCAAGGTGCTGAAGCAGCTCAAGGCCTTCGCGGAGGACCTCCAGGTCGTCGACCTGGCGCGGCTTAAGCCGATTCCGCTTCCCAAGCACTCCGAAGAGGCCCTGGTCCTGGACGCGCTCGTCTTGGGCCTGCGCGATTACATGCGGAAGTGCGGCTTCCAGAAGGCGGTGATCGGCCTCTCCGGCGGCATCGACAGCGCGCTCACCGCCTGGATCGCGGTGCGGGCTCTGGGCGCGAAGAACGTCCTCGGCGTCAGCCTGCCCTCGGAGTTCTCCAGCCGGGGGAGCTTAAGCGACGCGAGGTCCCTGGCGAAGGCGCTCAAGATCGAATACCGCGTCTACCCGATCGCGCCGCTCTACGAGCAATTCAAAGGCACCCTGAAATTCGACGGGCGCGCCAAGGTCGACACGGCCCTGCAAAATATCCAGGCCCGCATCCGCGGCAACATCCTGATGGCGCTCAGCAACCGGGAGGGGAGGCTCCTGCTCAGCACGGGCAACAAGTCCGAGCTCTCGGTCGGCTACTGCACCCTCTACGGCGACATGGCGGGGGGCTTCGCGGTGATCTCCGACGTGCCGAAGATGCTCGTCTACCGGCTGGCGCGACTCGCCAACCGCATCCAGCCGGCCATCCCCCGCGCCACCTTCACCAAGCCGCCCTCCGCCGAGCTGGCCCCGGGGCAGAAGGACCAGGACGACCTCCCGCCCTACGAGATCCTCGACGGCATCCTCGAGCGCTACATCGAGCGGCGGATGAGCCCCGAGGCCATCGTCGCCGACGGTTTTTCGAAAAAGACGGTGGCCGAGGTCCTGCGCCGCCTCGACGCCAACGAGTACAAGCGCCAGCAAGCGGCGCCCGGGATCCGCGTGACCGGCAAGGCCTTCGGCTACGGCTGGCGCATGCCCATCTCCAGCCGCTACCGGGTGAAGCTGTGA
- the rsmI gene encoding 16S rRNA (cytidine(1402)-2'-O)-methyltransferase, with protein sequence MKGKLYLVATPIGNLKDITLRALETLKAVDLIACEDTRHSLKLLQAYEIQKPLLSLHEHNEARRAAGLVERLNEGRSVALISDAGTPLISDPGYRLVGAVLAAGFEVEAVPGPCAAVNALVASGLPTDAFYFVGFLPPKSAARRRRFEALKEFPSTLIFYESPHRIQKFLAEAFEIFGPRPAVLAREMTKKFEEFYRGPLVSDPKTLPLRSWKGEFVVLLAGAGGA encoded by the coding sequence GTGAAGGGAAAACTTTACCTTGTTGCCACACCCATCGGAAATCTCAAGGATATCACCTTGCGCGCCCTCGAGACCCTGAAGGCGGTCGACCTGATCGCCTGCGAGGACACGCGCCACAGCCTGAAGCTGCTTCAGGCCTACGAGATCCAAAAGCCCTTGCTCAGCCTGCACGAGCACAACGAGGCCCGACGCGCCGCCGGATTGGTCGAAAGGCTGAACGAGGGCCGATCGGTGGCCCTGATCAGCGACGCGGGCACGCCCCTGATCTCCGACCCCGGCTATCGCTTGGTGGGCGCGGTGCTCGCGGCCGGTTTCGAGGTCGAGGCCGTCCCCGGGCCCTGCGCGGCCGTCAACGCCCTGGTTGCGAGCGGCCTGCCGACCGACGCCTTTTATTTCGTCGGCTTTCTTCCACCCAAGAGCGCCGCGCGGCGCCGGCGCTTCGAGGCCTTGAAGGAATTTCCCTCGACCCTGATCTTTTACGAGTCTCCGCATCGCATCCAAAAGTTCCTCGCCGAGGCCTTTGAAATTTTCGGTCCGCGCCCGGCGGTGCTGGCCCGCGAGATGACGAAGAAATTCGAGGAGTTTTACCGGGGGCCCCTGGTTTCCGACCCGAAGACCCTGCCGCTGCGCTCCTGGAAGGGGGAATTCGTGGTCCTGCTCGCCGGTGCCGGCGGGGCCTGA
- a CDS encoding ribosome maturation factor RimP, with product MDREQNSVWRLAEPLAQSMGYELLRVESGVEHRDKVWRLYIDKPGGVTIDDCQSFSQALGPILEVEAELQGSYHLEISSPGLDRPLNKLEHFSAQLGNIVQVTTEEPIEGRRHFKGPLLKAEGEGAAAAIEVEIDKQAFRIELVRIKKANLDYFASEARRAEGAASGKRKK from the coding sequence ATGGATCGCGAACAAAACAGCGTGTGGAGATTGGCGGAGCCCTTGGCCCAGAGCATGGGCTACGAGTTGCTCCGAGTCGAAAGCGGCGTCGAGCACCGCGATAAGGTGTGGCGGCTTTACATCGACAAGCCGGGCGGCGTGACGATCGACGACTGCCAAAGCTTCAGCCAGGCGCTGGGGCCGATCCTAGAGGTCGAGGCCGAGCTGCAGGGGAGCTATCATCTCGAGATCTCCTCGCCGGGCTTGGATCGCCCCTTAAACAAACTGGAGCACTTCTCGGCCCAGCTCGGGAACATCGTCCAGGTGACGACCGAGGAGCCGATCGAGGGCCGCCGCCACTTCAAGGGGCCGCTGCTGAAGGCCGAAGGCGAGGGCGCCGCGGCGGCGATCGAGGTCGAGATCGACAAGCAGGCGTTCCGGATCGAGCTGGTCCGGATCAAGAAAGCGAATTTGGATTACTTCGCCTCCGAAGCGAGGCGGGCGGAGGGCGCCGCCTCCGGAAAAAGAAAAAAATAG
- the nusA gene encoding transcription termination/antitermination protein NusA has translation MFINLNAVLDQVKRDKGIPKEILVDAIETAMVSAARKKYGHDAVLEAQYNEELGEVELFQFRTVAETIENPALQITLDEAVKLDPEAQVGDELGEKLDSYQFGRIAAQTAKQVIIQKIREAESDIIYNEYKDRVGELITGIVRRFEKGTMVVDLGRTEAIIPVSEQVPSETYKTGERIQAYFLELRKGLKGPQLILSRRSPALIRSLFAMEVPEINEGIVEIKNVAREVGSRAKVAVYSKDSDVDPVGACVGMKGSRVQSVVQELRGEKIDIVTWDEDPARFVCNAIAPAEVAKVIIHEKDHSMEIIVPDDQLSLAIGRRGQNVRLAAQLTGWNIDIYSETKHDEMTKRAKTALVVDLGIEDSMSSIFYSHAFRTTKEIADTPLEEFLTLPGINQDRLKEIHQRAVDTMAMPVEERPSEIFLREEARKAEEERRRVEAELKAQAEARAAAEAQAAQEAAAAAEKPAEPEVPESSTEAN, from the coding sequence ATGTTCATCAACCTGAACGCGGTGCTCGACCAGGTCAAGCGCGACAAGGGCATTCCCAAGGAGATTTTGGTCGACGCCATCGAGACCGCCATGGTCTCCGCGGCCCGCAAAAAGTACGGCCACGACGCCGTCCTCGAGGCGCAGTACAACGAAGAGTTGGGCGAGGTCGAGCTGTTCCAATTCCGCACCGTCGCCGAAACCATCGAGAATCCCGCCCTGCAGATCACCCTGGACGAGGCCGTCAAGCTCGACCCCGAGGCGCAGGTCGGCGACGAGCTGGGTGAAAAGCTCGATTCCTATCAGTTCGGCCGCATCGCCGCGCAGACCGCCAAGCAGGTCATCATCCAGAAGATCCGCGAGGCCGAAAGCGACATCATCTACAACGAATACAAAGACCGCGTCGGCGAGCTGATCACCGGCATCGTGCGCCGCTTCGAAAAGGGCACCATGGTCGTCGACCTGGGCCGCACCGAGGCGATCATCCCGGTCTCCGAGCAGGTCCCCTCCGAGACCTACAAGACCGGCGAGCGCATCCAGGCCTATTTCCTCGAGCTGCGCAAGGGCTTGAAGGGCCCGCAGCTGATCCTGTCGCGGCGCAGCCCGGCGCTGATCCGCTCGCTCTTCGCGATGGAGGTTCCCGAGATCAACGAGGGCATCGTCGAGATCAAGAACGTCGCCCGCGAGGTCGGAAGCCGCGCCAAGGTCGCCGTTTACTCCAAGGACAGCGACGTCGATCCGGTCGGCGCCTGCGTCGGCATGAAGGGCAGCCGCGTCCAATCGGTGGTCCAAGAGCTGCGCGGCGAGAAGATCGACATCGTCACCTGGGACGAAGACCCCGCCCGCTTCGTCTGCAATGCCATCGCCCCGGCCGAGGTCGCCAAGGTCATCATCCACGAGAAGGACCATTCGATGGAGATTATCGTCCCCGACGACCAGCTCTCGCTGGCGATCGGCCGGCGCGGCCAGAACGTCCGCCTGGCCGCCCAGTTGACCGGCTGGAACATCGACATCTACAGCGAGACCAAGCACGACGAGATGACCAAGCGGGCCAAGACCGCGCTGGTCGTCGACTTGGGCATCGAGGACAGCATGTCGAGCATCTTTTACAGCCATGCCTTCCGCACCACCAAAGAGATCGCCGACACGCCGCTCGAAGAGTTCCTCACGCTGCCCGGCATCAACCAGGACCGCCTCAAAGAGATCCACCAGCGCGCGGTCGACACCATGGCCATGCCGGTGGAAGAGCGCCCCAGCGAGATCTTCCTCCGCGAGGAGGCGCGCAAGGCCGAGGAAGAGCGCCGCCGCGTCGAGGCCGAGCTGAAGGCCCAGGCCGAAGCCCGCGCCGCCGCCGAGGCCCAGGCCGCCCAGGAGGCCGCCGCGGCCGCCGAAAAACCGGCCGAGCCCGAGGTCCCGGAGAGCTCTACGGAGGCGAATTGA